The following coding sequences lie in one Pan paniscus chromosome X, NHGRI_mPanPan1-v2.0_pri, whole genome shotgun sequence genomic window:
- the LOC117977675 gene encoding PWWP domain-containing DNA repair factor 4-like: MDSEYVLCSWKGRLWPAKVLCTRGTSPKTKPEKAISLEVQILAADEKIKVKRTDVKTPTKFEMEDIAASAAAQTKLGAPLREKMGYRGTLRVALEILKERTNLGGGRKPHELESTTPSQLSQKVPEKPASSVPREDDWRCKGDLRRSLGKRENPSSPTVPSESKRALRDDRSQEPTAIAPTPGALPGDRSGAPRAIAPTPGAMLSGRSRARRATAPTPSALRGYRSWAHRAIAPTPGRLYSDRSRAHRAIAPARGTKHGGRSWACRSIAPKPGSLCGDRSQASRAIDPTLGARRGGRSRAHRAIAPTPGSLCSNRSRACGAIALTPGVLCGVRSRVPKDITPTPGALRGYKSWVCRAIAPTPGALRGDRSAARTAIVRTPGALGRDRSRARSAIASTPGTLQGNRSSVSKAIAPTPGALRGDRSAARTAIVPTPGALHRDRSRARSAIASTPGTLRGNTSSACKAIAPTPGALRGYKSWARRAIAPNPGAWRGYRSTTGTAIAPNLGALGGNSSPAHTSIIPSPGALHGDGPPAHMAFPSTPGTLHGDGSQAHMAIAPTPGTMRGDSSTARTAIASSPGALRGDRSWKRKAIASTPGALHGNRSDRSRKCKAIASTPGTLHVERSPALRAIVPTPGTLGRDSSPGRTSIIPSPGALHGDRSPAHMDIASTPGALHGDSSQAHMAIAPTPGTMRGDSSTARMAIAPSAGALRGDRSWKRKAIASTPGALRGHRSDRSRKRKAIASTPGALLGNRSDRSRKRKAIAPTPGTPRIDRSPACRAIAPTPGALGDDSSTAIAPTPPRGDSSPANTAIASTPGALHGDTSQTHKAIDPTPGALGRDRSQALMAIAPTPVGMQARVLQSPRACQDSLTLSRHVCEKKGKKRANASTLMSLPPTVTEEGASLPPGLTSPAPPALKEETQDSRPKKALAASPECSPFSGNIQDPGEGAWKPGWAGMAASSGSRQHRLPSSLRLANRKRKRPGPDFQRRPQGPQTPGDAKLANPVTTVQRAGGKQDGQPPSLAFPQEPHPIERGTMVWFKFQDHPFWPAVVKSVSNTDKTARVLLLEANLHHGKRGIQAPLRRLKHLDCKEKEKLLKRAQKAYKQSVNWCFSLISHYREGLVRGSFRGSFLDYYAADISYPIRRAIQEGDLQIDFPKVNYGDLEDWEEETSLGGKRPYKKILPDRMRASRDRDNQKLVDFIVRRKGADPHLLDILQGRKQSRWLTTFLKPHRDLHCIETYLEDDDQLEVVAKHLQEIYKQIDKTMLTLIRDDKVSFVLEVLLPEAMICTIAALDGLDYKAAEEKYLRGPPVHYREKELFDRNILKKARRERATTHTAN; this comes from the coding sequence ATGGACTCGGAGTACGTCCTATGCTCTTGGAAAGGCCGACTATGGCCAGCAAAGGTTTTGTGCACACGTGGGACTTCACCAAAAACGAAGCCTGAAAAGGCGATTTCTCTAGAAGTTCAAATCCTCGCAGCAGATGAAAAAATCAAGGTGAAAAGAACAGACGTGAAGACCCCAACTAAGTTTGAGATGGAAGACATTGCCGCCTCTGCAGCGGCACAGACGAAGCTCGGTGCCCCACTCAGAGAGAAGATGGGGTACAGAGGAACCCTTCGGGTGGCCCTGGAGATTCTGAAAGAGAGAACAAATCTGGGTGGAGGAAGGAAACCACATGAACTAGAGAGCACCACACCCTCTCAGCTTTCTCAAAAGGTGCCCGAAAAGCCAGCCAGTTCTGTCCCTCGTGAAGATGACTGGAGATGCAAAGGCGACCTAAGGAGGAGTCTTGGGAAGAGGGAAAACCCAAGCTCACCGACGGTCCCTTCAGAGAGTAAGCGTGCCCTGCGGGATGACAGGTCGCAGGAGCCCACAGCCATTGCCCCTACTCCAGGCGCCCTGCCCGGGGACAGATCAGGGGCGCCCAGGGCCATTGCCCCTACTCCAGGAGCCATGCTCAGTGGCAGGTCACGGGCACGCAGGGCCACTGCCCCTACGCCAAGCGCCCTGCGAGGTTACAGGTCTTGGGCGCACAGGGCCATTGCCCCTACCCCAGGCCGCCTGTACAGTGACAGGTCACGGGCGCACAGGGCCATTGCCCCTGCTCGAGGCACCAAGCACGGTGGCAGGTCATGGGCATGCAGGTCCATTGCCCCCAAACCAGGCTCCCTGTGCGGGGACAGGTCACAGGCGAGCAGGGCCATTGACCCTACCTTAggcgccaggcgcggtggcaggtcaCGGGCCCACAGAGCCATTGCCCCTACTCCAGGCTCCCTGTGCAGCAACAGGTCACGGGCTTGCGGAGCCATTGCCCTTACTCCAGGTGTCCTGTGCGGTGTCAGGTCACGGGTGCCAAAGGACATTACCCCTACTCCAGGCGCCCTGCGAGGTTACAAGTCATGGGTGTGCAGGGCCATTGCCCCTACTCCAGGTGCCCTGCGCGGAGACAGGTCAGCAGCACGCACGGCCATTGTCCGTACTCCAGGTGCCCTTGGCAGGGACAGGTCACGGGCACGCAGCGCCATTGCTTCTACTCCAGGGACCCTGCAGGGAAACAGGTCATCTGTGTCCAAGGCCATTGCCCCTACTCCAGGTGCCCTGCGTGGAGACAGGTCAGCAGCGCGCACGGCCATTGTCCCTACTCCAGGCGCCCTTCACAGGGACAGGTCACGGGCCCGCAGCGCCATTGCTTCTACTCCAGGGACCCTGCGGGGAAACACGTCATCTGCGTGCAAGGCCATTGCCCCTACTCCAGGTGCCCTGCGAGGTTACAAGTCATGGGCGCGCAGGGCCATTGCACCTAACCCAGGCGCCTGGCGCGGTTACAGGTCAACGACAGGCACCGCCATTGCACCTAATCTGGGCGCCCTGGGCGGGAACAGCTCACCAGCCCACACGTCCATTATTCCTTCTCCAGGTGCCCTGCATGGTGACGGGCCACCAGCGCACATGGCCTTTCCTTCTACTCCAGGCACCCTGCATGGTGATGGCTCTCAGGCACACATGGCCATTGCTCCTACTCCAGGCACGATGCGCGGTGACAGCTCAACAGCGCGCACGGCCATTGCCTCATCTCCAGGGGCCCTGCGAGGTGACAGGTCATGGAAACGCAAGGCCATTGCTTCTACTCCAGGTGCCCTGCATGGTAACAGGTCTGACAGGTCACGGAAATGCAAGGCCATTGCTTCTACTCCAGGCACCCTGCACGTTGAGAGGTCACCAGCACTCAGGGCCATTGTTCCAACTCCAGGCACCCTGGGCCGTGACAGCTCACCAGGGCGCACGTCCATTATTCCTTCTCCAGGCGCCCTGCATGGTGACAGGTCACCAGCACACATGGACATTGCTTCTACTCCAGGCGCCCTGCACGGTGACAGCTCTCAGGCGCACATGGCCATTGCTCCTACTCCAGGCACCATGCGTGGTGACAGCTCAACAGCTCGCATGGCCATTGCCCCATCTGCAGGGGCCCTGAGAGGTGACAGGTCATGGAAACGCAAGGCCATTGCTTCTACTCCAGGTGCCCTGCGTGGTCACAGGTCTGACAGGTCACGGAAACGCAAAGCCATTGCTTCTACTCCAGGTGCCCTGCTCGGTAACAGGTCTGACAGGTCACGGAAACGCAAGGCCATTGCTCCCACTCCAGGTACCCCGCGCATTGACAGGTCACCAGCATGCAGGGCCATTGCTCCTACTCCAGGCGCCCTGGGTGATGACAGCTCAACGGCCATTGCCCCTACTCCCCCGCGAGGTGACAGTTCGCCAGCAAACACGGCCATTGCTTCTACTCCAGGCGCCCTGCACGGTGACACCTCTCAGACACACAAGGCCATTGATCCTACTCCAGGTGCCCTGGGCAGGGACAGGTCACAGGCCCTCATGGCCATTGCTCCTACTCCAGTTGGAATGCAAGCACGTGTGTTGCAAAGCCCCCGAGCCTGCCAGGATTCCCTGACGCTTTCGCGGCATGTTTGTgagaaaaaggggaagaaaagggcAAACGCCTCAACTCTTATGTCCCTGCCTCCCACAGTAACGGAGGAGGGTGCATCTCTGCCTCCAGGTCTCACCAGCCCTGCACCCCCCGCTCTGAAGGAAGAGACACAGGACAGCCGCCCGAAGAAGGCCCTGGCTGCATCCCCGGAATGTTCTCCCTTCTCGGGGAACATTCAGGACCCCGGAGAGGGTGCCTGGAAGCCAGGCTGGGCAGGTATGGCTGCATCCTCTGGGTCCCGTCAGCACAGGCTGCCTTCTTCACTCCGGCTTGCCAATAGAAAAAGGAAGCGTCCAGGTCCAGATTTTCAGAGGAGACCTCAAGGACCTCAGACGCCTGGTGATGCTAAGCTTGCTAATCCTGTCACCACCGTTCAAAGGGCTGGCGGTAAACAGGATGGGCAGCCCCCCAGCCTTGCTTTTCCACAGGAGCCACATCCCATCGAAAGGGGAACGATGGTCTGGTTCAAATTTCAAGATCATCCGTTTTGGCCAGCAGTGGTCAAGAGTGTCAGCAACACAGACAAGACCGCGAGGGTGCTCCTGCTTGAGGCCAACCTGCACCATGGAAAGCGGGGCATTCAAGCTCCTCTTCGAAGGCTGAAGCACCTGGATTgtaaggagaaagagaaactgcTGAAGAGAGCCCAGAAGGCCTACAAGCAAAGCGTCAACTGGTGCTTCTCACTGATCTCCCACTACAGAGAAGGACTGGTCCGGGGTTCTTTCCGGGGCTCTTTCCTGGACTATTATGCCGCAGACATCAGCTACCCAATCAGGAGAGCCATCCAAGAGGGAGACCTGCAGATTGACTTTCCAAAGGTGAATTATGGCGACCTGGAAGACTGGGAGGAGGAGACCTCCCTGGGCGGGAAGAGGCCTTACAAGAAAATCCTCCCGGACCGGATGAGGGCCTCTCGGGACCGAGACAACCAGAAGCTCGTGGACTTCATCGTGAGGAGAAAGGGGGCCGACCCCCACCTTCTGGACATCTTGCAAGGCAGGAAGCAGTCCAGGTGGCTGACCACGTTTCTGAAGCCACACAGGGATTTGCACTGCATTGAAACATACCTGGAGGATGACGATCAGTTGGAAGTTGTGGCCAAGCATTTACAAGAAATCTACAAGCAAATTGACAAGACCATGCTGACTCTGATAAGGGATGACAAAGTCAGTTTTGTTCTGGAAGTTCTTCTGCCGGAAGCCATGATTTGTACCATCGCCGCACTTGATGGGCTGGATTACAAGGCAGCAGAGGAGAAGTACCTGCGAGGACCACCTGTGCATTACCGGGAGAAAGAGTTGTTTGACAGAAATATCTTAAAGAAGGCAAGAAGAGAACGAGCAACCACCCATACAGCTAATTAG